Sequence from the Epinephelus moara isolate mb chromosome 19, YSFRI_EMoa_1.0, whole genome shotgun sequence genome:
CAGACATTATTTCAGGCATACAAAAAACCCATTAACATTGTGTCAAGGGAACAGGGGGTGctgaaatgctaactcatttctgagCTTTCGGACTCATTTCCTCACCACTCTAATGAAAAGGTTGACCTCTCAATTTAaaaatttgatgtttttttttagtgtctAACCATGCTGTGATTGAAAATATGaggctgtttaaaaaaatatggatttaaaCAAATCTAACAAACATTagtaacatttttatgtttgtatttacCAAGCCTCAATCAACATGCACATTCTCTTTCTCTTGAAGTGGGTGGTGCTGGGATCAGATCCCCAGACAAGGTCACTGCAAAAATCACACTTGCTCCCGCACACACATTGAAGCTCTGTTTATTGGGTCATTGGGTCAACGTTGACCCAATGACCCAGTGACCCAGTGACCCTAAACAGAGCTTCAATGTGTGTGCGGGAGCAAGTGTGATTTTTGCAGTTATGTAGCACCTATGCTTTTTGACTCCATAAATGATTACCTTCTACCAGCATGAAAAATTCAGTTCCCTGAATAATGGAGCGCTGTGTATTAGACTTCAATCTTCCATGAATGACTGAGAGCAATTTGCTGAGTCTGTTGTCATCCCACAGGACTCAGAATACTGAACAGGGCAGTTTGATTGCTTTGTATTATGTATCAGGTATTCTCTGCCTCTTAAATGCACAATATGTCTGTGTTCTTCCAGGTACATGGCCATAGTCCATCCTCTGCAGCCTCGTATGAAGTATCAAACGGCCTACTGCCTGATAACAGGGGTTTGGATCGTCCCCATCCTGATATCAATTCCCTCCGCCTACTTTGCCTCGGAGACCATGTACCCTCATGGCGGCACCACCCCAACCACCCACAAAGTCTTCTGTGCCCAGATCTGGCCTGTGGACCAGCAGGCCTACTATCGGTCctactttttgtttgtttttgctgtggaGTTTGTTGGGCCTGTGATCGCCATGGCAATGTGCTACGCCCGAATTTCCCGCGAGCTCTGGTTCAAGAATGTCCCAGGTTTCCAGACAGAGCAGATCAGGAAGAGGCTGCGTTGTCGCCGCAAGACAGTGATGGTCCTGATTGGGATTTTGACGGCGTACATCTTGTGCTGGGCACCATACTATGGCTTCACCATCCTGCGAGACTTCCACCCAACACTCATCTCCCGTCAGAAGAACTCGTTGGTGGCCTTCTACATCATTGAGTGCATTGCCATGAGCAACAGCATGATCAATACCTTCTGTTTTGTGACTGTCAAAAACAACACGGTTAAATACCTGAAGAAGATTGTACTGCTGCGCTGGAGGTCGACCTATACGCCCACTAAAACTGTGGATGAGATGGACATTAGGACCTCCACCTTGCCTGTAACAGAGGAGATTGAATGCATTCACTTGAGGTGAAGAGAAGAACGTCTTAATGTAACACTCATTTAGATTTGGGCTGTTGATGTACAGAAATTAAGTAGTTGAATGATAATTTTGACGTGGGACATTTCTCTCATGGTTAAATCACATTTTGGAAGAATATCAAGCATCATGAAGCACAAGGAAAGATCAAACTGGTAGTGTAGTCTACATGATGGGCAAGTATACACACATAAATCCTAAAAAAGCTCCAGGTTTCCATATACCCACTAAAAAATGTACAAGGATACGTAACAACATCGTTTTGTGACAGAACTTTCACTTCAGCTATTTGTTTCCGCAAGGGGTAAACAGATGTGACAGCAAACTGAGCAAAAGCTGCAGACCATGCAGAGACTCGTTGTCGTTCCCTCCCCCCATGCAGCTGCGTGCAGTGCGTAGTGTCTGCAGAGCAAGTGTGTGGTCAAACGTGTGTACGAGAGAGAGTGACGGTGGATACGCCCAGAGCAGACAGCTGTTGGCCATCGGAACAAAGAGGGAATTAGCTGTAAAGTTGTGAGGTGgtagtaaatgtacagtgtagGGTTCAGTTTGTCTTTGATTAAACAGTCAAGACCCAGGTAAAGTCCTCGTGTTTTGCTTCTTAAGTGCTGGGTGAACTGAAGTTAGGAAGCATCAACCTCTGCCCTGGAGGCTAAACCATGTCTCCTTGTTGCCTAGCCACCTTGTGAAGCACAGTACGTGCTGCATTCCCATATGGAGCTTTTAGTTTGACTGTAACCTAAACCTTACCTACCAATGAACAATTTTCAACAGTTTATGCGCacctttttgtttatttattttttgtttagaGCAATATTGTGGGAAAAACTAAATTTGTCAGTTTACATACCATAATATTTTCTACAATATCTCCCTCTCAAGACGCAGCTGATATGACTGTTATTACAGGAACTATCTATCCCAGCATATAAAACACATGTTCATATAGTTTATATATACATGACAGGAGCAAGATTTTAGACATAACTCACAATATTAACTCATAATCCTATAGACATACAGTTCATAGTCTCCCCGGCTCTAAATGTCCTTGGCTGTTACAGTCTTGTGTTGGTTACAATAAATTGTTTCAGGATGTTTCATCCTGGTAACACACACTCAATCTCTTTGAATGGCCTCAGTTATGTGTGAATGCATGTACTCTATGTGTTAGTCAGTATGGTGGTTTATGGGGTGTTGCATTGGGTCAAATCCTAGGGCCCTGATCAAGAGAATGTGTTTTGGAAGCCTGGGGTGGCTTTTTAAAATGGTGTTCAGTGAGAGTTAGCTGTTTTGCACGCTGCTTTTAAGTTGCTGAGTGCCACATGTTTTAGTGCTCAAATGCACTCAACTCAAGCGCCCAATgtcatttttcttattgtccaatcagatgtaTTAAGAGGCAGCCTTCTGTGGTGGCTATGACAAGTGGTAGGATGCAATGttggccctgatcacacagaaagcattttgcaggttgcaaaatgcgaGGTGCAGCAtactgcctttttttgtttttaaattaaatgccaTCAGTTAAAAAACTGCACCTTTTtaattgttgccaggcaactacCCTATCACCTCCTTACACAAACTTTCCTGTTTAATTGATCTATCATTTTTTCgttttcattgttgttttcacagtaattaATAGCTAGTTACTAAAGTGGACAGGAAGAGGGTGCTTGCTCTAGCTCAGGTTGAGGGttagaggctgtcagtaaatagtctgttgggcacagggaagcGGAGATcagtgtgggtacatgagaccctaaaaaggAGGGTGGATcctggggagtaccaccagtttctcctctattgtgtaccaactgtaaacttgttgttgtgaccaccagcGAAGGCCTGCCTCCCAAATCATCGGATTGGACAAtaggaaaaaagatgacaaaagttttttcaactcaaggagttcagagcactccggcaaaaacaccaggaaCCCAGAGCGCAGAAACACGAGGCACATCGCAAAGCAAAAAACGCCCTACTAGGCAACACATAGCTGAACAAATCGTCATCTCAACTACTTTCTGACCTGTGTCCAGTCCCCAAATGCAGTTTTAAAGGTACAGAAAGCACTCTGTCTGATTTAGGGCAAACAGGTCACTGAACATAGATCAAACTTTGTTATTCAGCAGCAGATACAGTGCAGGACTTCCATGAGAATGTAATTGTTGTGTACACTGTGACTTTACACTGTGTAATTGTGAAGTGTTGTAGCATGTGTTTATGAAATATGACATGGAATACTTGTAAATAACAGCTGCCACTGTCTTTACTGATCCATGATGTTTACTACAGAACCTAATCTTTGTATTGCCTGTACAGTGTCTGTTTTCTAATTCACTGAAGGTCAAAGAACTCTTAGAGGTTCTTTCACTGACCgttgtatttatatttcaagttttgtgttttctgtttttcttttttgaaaatcAGGAATTATATGTCACTCTGTGGAATGTACAACATTGAGAAGGTTCAGTTGAAGAAGAGATAAACCAATGAAGACATATTCCCACGTCTTTTGAATGTCTTAAAAAATGTCTTGATTATGTGTTCTTTGAAAAGAGTCAATATATTGCATGTTGTCTTTGTAGATGGATGGATTGTATGTGCGTCAATTGTAATAAACAATGAGACCCTGGAATGAAAAGCTGCTTTTATTTAATGGGCtgtactttgttgttttttttcttatatgtAAGTTGCCTATAACATCCAAGGACTCATTCATTATCAAATGAACACTTCACACAGCATACAGTACTCTGACCGTCATTGTGAACCATGTCATGTACAGACACGCACATAGAAATAATGAGGGGCTAAAGAAAAGCCCCtcctttggcttttttttttaaatcatcccAGATTTCGTCAGTCAGTCAAGTTGGCACACACTGTTAATGAGAACACTAGTGCCACAATAGACCTCTATCAAACATTTGGACTTGCCACAGTAGGAAAACTAATAACATCAACATGGCTTAGTACCATTAAGTCTCCCAGTAAGCTGTTCCAGTGAGCCAACATGGACAATACCAAGGCCATTACCAAGAGGAATGCA
This genomic interval carries:
- the prokr1b gene encoding prokineticin receptor 1b — translated: MGDSNISHIVAAYTETQENLPAGKLDHYMDTYDMDYGIPPDEIPDTTQGQAFFVATIVIGVVLVCIMLVCGFGNFIFIAMLTRYKKLRNLTNLLIANLAISDFIVAVVCCPFLVDYYVVKQLSWDHGLLLCASVNYLRTVSLYVSTNALLAIAIDRYMAIVHPLQPRMKYQTAYCLITGVWIVPILISIPSAYFASETMYPHGGTTPTTHKVFCAQIWPVDQQAYYRSYFLFVFAVEFVGPVIAMAMCYARISRELWFKNVPGFQTEQIRKRLRCRRKTVMVLIGILTAYILCWAPYYGFTILRDFHPTLISRQKNSLVAFYIIECIAMSNSMINTFCFVTVKNNTVKYLKKIVLLRWRSTYTPTKTVDEMDIRTSTLPVTEEIECIHLR